One stretch of Brettanomyces nanus chromosome 4, complete sequence DNA includes these proteins:
- a CDS encoding uncharacterized protein (BUSCO:EOG09342ZRY) → MLSRFVPSSPFFLLRRGYSTVRATEGVLKTPLYDDHVALGAKMVPFAGYSMPVLYDGQSHNESHMWTRSNCGVFDVSHMLQHRITGEKATDFLQKVCPTDFAALQPFQFSLSTLLNENGGIVDDCIVTKHANDSFYMVTNAACRSKDTQFIDGELQNFQGGTSGVKHNTFEGVLLAIQGPKAHDVMARFTNDSLNDLYFGHSRFIKLEGFGTNEKVHVARSGYTGEDGFEISIPDEKVGVEFFRALMEQQEVKPIGLAARDSLRLEAGMCLYGNELNDVTTPVDGSLTWLVSKSRRTAEGATFNGAVKIISQIANPKTVPAKRVGITSKGPSPRHGNKIVSAEDPKKQIGEITSGSFSPSLGYNVAQAYIHKPYHKKGTEVLVEIRGRLRKAKVSKMPFIEDHYYREN, encoded by the coding sequence ATGTTGTCTCGTTTTGTTCCTTCATCTcccttctttcttctccgtcGCGGCTACTCCACGGTTCGTGCTACCGAAGGAGTGTTGAAGACACCTTTATACGATGATCATGTTGCGTTAGGTGCCAAGATGGTTCCTTTCGCAGGCTATTCTATGCCTGTGCTATACGACGGTCAATCCCATAATGAATCGCATATGTGGACCAGATCTAACTGCGGTGTCTTCGATGTTTCCCATATGCTTCAACATAGAATTACCGGTGAAAAGGCCACCGACTTTTTGCAGAAGGTTTGTCCCACCGATTTTGCTGCACTTCAACCTTTTCAATTCAGTCTTAGTACTCTATTGAACGAGAATGGTGGTATTGTTGATGACTGTATTGTCACCAAGCATGCAAATGACTCCTTCTACATGGTCACCAATGCTGCATGCAGAAGTAAGGACACTCAATTTATTGATGGAGAGTTGCAAAATTTTCAAGGAGGTACTTCTGGGGTGAAGCACAACACATTCGAAGGAGTGTTGCTTGCTATCCAAGGCCCCAAAGCACACGATGTTATGGCTAGATTCACCAATGACAGTTTAAATGATCTATACTTCGGTCATTCTAGGTTCATCaaacttgaaggatttggaaCAAACGAAAAAGTACATGTGGCTAGGAGTGGATACACTGGAGAAGATGGTTTTGAAATCTCTATTCCAGACGAGAAAGTTGGGGTTGAGTTCTTTCGTGCACTAATGGAACAGCAAGAGGTTAAGCCAATTGGCTTGGCCGCTAGAGATTCCTTGAGACTAGAGGCCGGAATGTGTTTGTATGGCAATGAGTTGAACGATGTTACAACCCCTGTAGACGGGTCGTTAACTTGGTTAGTTTCCAAAAGCAGAAGAACAGCTGAAGGTGCAACTTTCAATGGTGCCGTGAAGATTATTTCCCAAATCGCCAATCCAAAAACTGTCCCCGCTAAGAGAGTTGGTATCACATCTAAAGGACCTTCCCCCAGACATGGTAACAAGATCGTGTCTGCCGAGGACCCCAAAAAACAAATTGGTGAGATCACCTCTGGCTCATTCTCTCCATCTTTAGGATACAACGTGGCTCAGGCTTACATCCACAAGCCATATCATAAAAAGGGTACAGAAGTTTTGGTGGAGATTAGAGGTCGTCTTAGGAAAGCCAAGGTCAGTAAGATGCCTTTTATTGAGGATCATTATTATAGAGAGAATTAA